A genomic window from Arthrobacter sp. FW306-07-I includes:
- a CDS encoding ATP/GTP-binding protein gives MFGSKTKHHRTQAPATKKTPATKLAAAVARRPGLRGWRGRGQGEAVYVTAADEWRGTSVQVCGLWPFVGGSGTPILGVPIGVHTDTGAPFGADPISWFMHGMINNPSMFVLGLPHYGKSTLVRHIVLGLAGRGINPLILGDLKPDYVDLIEALGGQVISLGPGRGHLNVLDPGEATGAAVRLLAFAEEHRANANRALNDPDSEQAAATQLLAAAVKAEKLAEQLMADSHNRRLNMITALITIVRNAKPSAHEESLIDRALHILDERLDRVPLIGDLIEVIKDAPDELRAIALDRGDMSRYLDATDQLRQSLYSLDGSGRFSDMFSQPTDQPMDLTKPVVFDLSGISDTQRDIQAACLLACWSTGFATVQVAHTLADAGLEPRRNYFVVMDELWRALRSGEGMVDRVDSLTRLNRTEGVGQAMITHTMSDLEALPTESERMKARGFVERSGMVVCGALPGGEMEKLNKAVTLSRAEQARLISWADPGSWTDIGGSRKRVRPGLGKFLFKVGGRPGVPVALKLTIVEKSLHDTNKRWKTTHGEGEN, from the coding sequence ATGTTCGGCAGCAAGACCAAACACCACCGCACACAAGCCCCTGCCACCAAAAAGACCCCTGCCACGAAGCTCGCGGCCGCGGTCGCGCGCCGCCCGGGCCTGCGCGGCTGGCGCGGCCGCGGGCAGGGCGAAGCCGTCTACGTCACCGCCGCGGACGAATGGCGCGGCACCTCGGTCCAGGTCTGCGGTCTCTGGCCGTTCGTGGGAGGGTCCGGCACCCCGATCCTCGGGGTGCCGATCGGCGTGCACACCGACACCGGGGCGCCCTTCGGCGCCGATCCGATCAGCTGGTTCATGCACGGCATGATCAACAACCCCTCCATGTTTGTCCTCGGCCTGCCGCACTACGGCAAGTCCACCCTCGTGAGGCACATCGTCCTCGGTCTGGCAGGGCGCGGTATCAACCCGTTGATCCTCGGTGACCTGAAACCGGACTACGTTGACCTGATCGAAGCCCTCGGCGGGCAGGTCATCAGCCTGGGGCCCGGGCGCGGGCACCTGAACGTCCTGGACCCCGGCGAGGCCACCGGTGCCGCCGTCAGGCTGCTCGCCTTCGCCGAGGAACACCGGGCCAACGCCAACCGGGCCCTGAACGATCCAGATAGCGAGCAGGCCGCGGCCACTCAGCTGCTGGCTGCCGCTGTGAAGGCGGAGAAGCTGGCCGAACAGCTGATGGCCGACTCGCACAACCGGCGCCTGAACATGATCACGGCGCTGATCACCATCGTCCGTAACGCCAAGCCCAGCGCCCATGAGGAATCCCTGATCGACCGGGCGCTGCACATCCTGGACGAGCGCCTGGACCGGGTTCCCCTGATCGGGGATCTGATCGAGGTCATCAAAGACGCCCCCGACGAACTGCGGGCCATCGCCCTGGACCGTGGAGACATGAGCCGCTACCTCGACGCGACCGACCAGCTGCGCCAGTCGCTGTACTCCCTGGACGGGTCGGGCCGCTTCTCGGACATGTTCTCCCAGCCCACCGACCAGCCGATGGACCTGACCAAACCCGTGGTCTTCGACCTCTCCGGGATCTCCGACACCCAGCGCGACATCCAGGCGGCCTGCCTGCTGGCCTGCTGGTCAACCGGGTTCGCGACCGTCCAGGTGGCCCACACCCTGGCCGACGCCGGCCTGGAGCCGCGCCGTAACTACTTTGTCGTCATGGACGAACTCTGGCGGGCCCTGCGCTCCGGTGAAGGCATGGTGGACCGGGTCGACTCGCTGACCCGGTTGAACCGTACCGAGGGCGTGGGGCAGGCGATGATCACGCACACCATGAGTGACCTTGAAGCCCTGCCCACCGAATCCGAGCGGATGAAGGCCCGTGGCTTCGTCGAACGCTCCGGCATGGTCGTCTGCGGTGCCCTGCCTGGCGGCGAGATGGAGAAGCTGAACAAAGCCGTCACGCTCTCCCGGGCCGAGCAGGCCCGTCTCATCTCCTGGGCCGATCCCGGGTCGTGGACGGACATCGGCGGCTCGCGCAAGCGCGTCCGTCCCGGCCTGGGAAAGTTCCTCTTCAAAGTCGGCGGCCGGCCAGGAGTTCCCGTGGCCCTGAAGCTAACCATTGTCGAAAAATCGCTCCACGACACAAACAAACGCTGGAAGACAACCCACGGGGAAGGGGAAAACTGA
- a CDS encoding type IV secretory system conjugative DNA transfer family protein, which produces MGAPNSGKRSGLTAETILLWIFITLVVLGVGSVTGAVHLGSMLSNDGQKLPANPFELVFGLISHKVTWPAAATWVLAGFGVLIIVLAVLVVRGVLRRRSRRSRVDVAAQHMAKGKDLRALSLRGATATAERLGVKGSPGVPIGKTVLGGQMVYGSWEDMHMDIWGPRTGKTTSRAIPAILAAPGAALVTSNKRDIVDGTRDVRAADGPVWVFDPQAVALEEPTWWWNPLSYVTDEVRAARLADHFAAGSRGPDAKTDAYFDPAGQDLLAGLLLAAALDGRPITQVHTWLTRPADDEAVDILKTHGFLQTSNAVGGVINAPEKQRGGVYGTALQMASCLTNRQVARWVTPQGENDERPQFDPAEFVRSKGTLYSLSKEGKGTAGPLVTALTVATVEAAEELAVHSPGGRLATPMVGVLDEAANVCRWRELPNLYSHYGSRGIVLMTILQSWSQGVEVWGRDGMRKLWSASNIKVYGGGVAEAEFLNELAQLVGEYRYSNTTRSRSKQGTSYSHDDDRKERTLDVSDLAAFPRGRAIMFASGAPAALLETVPWMSGPHAEAVRASIAAHDPANKPTPAAGNRWIAAGASHE; this is translated from the coding sequence ATGGGTGCACCAAACAGCGGCAAGCGATCCGGGCTCACCGCGGAGACGATCCTGCTCTGGATCTTCATCACCCTAGTGGTGCTGGGAGTCGGGTCGGTGACCGGCGCCGTGCATCTGGGGTCGATGCTGTCCAATGACGGCCAGAAACTCCCGGCGAACCCGTTTGAACTGGTCTTCGGCCTGATCTCACACAAGGTCACCTGGCCGGCGGCCGCCACCTGGGTCCTGGCCGGCTTCGGCGTCCTCATCATCGTCCTGGCCGTGCTCGTGGTCCGCGGGGTGCTGCGTCGACGGTCCAGACGTTCCCGCGTGGACGTCGCCGCCCAGCACATGGCCAAGGGCAAGGATCTGCGGGCACTGAGCCTGCGAGGGGCCACGGCGACCGCGGAGCGCCTGGGCGTCAAGGGATCGCCCGGTGTCCCGATCGGCAAAACGGTCCTGGGTGGGCAAATGGTCTACGGCTCCTGGGAAGACATGCACATGGACATCTGGGGGCCTCGGACCGGTAAAACGACATCCCGGGCCATCCCGGCCATCCTGGCCGCTCCGGGCGCTGCCCTGGTGACCTCAAACAAGCGGGACATCGTTGACGGCACGCGCGACGTCCGGGCCGCCGATGGGCCGGTATGGGTCTTCGATCCCCAGGCCGTCGCCCTCGAGGAACCCACCTGGTGGTGGAACCCCCTGTCCTACGTCACGGACGAAGTGCGGGCGGCCCGCCTGGCTGACCACTTCGCCGCCGGCTCCCGCGGCCCGGATGCCAAAACGGATGCCTATTTCGATCCTGCCGGCCAGGATCTCCTGGCCGGCCTCCTGCTCGCGGCGGCTCTCGACGGCCGGCCGATCACGCAGGTTCATACCTGGCTGACCAGGCCGGCGGACGACGAAGCGGTGGACATTCTCAAGACCCACGGATTCCTCCAGACCTCCAACGCTGTCGGCGGCGTCATCAACGCACCGGAGAAGCAGCGCGGCGGCGTCTACGGCACAGCGCTGCAAATGGCGTCGTGCCTCACCAACCGCCAGGTCGCCCGGTGGGTGACTCCGCAGGGCGAAAACGACGAGCGGCCTCAGTTCGATCCGGCAGAGTTCGTCCGGTCCAAGGGCACCCTGTACAGCCTCTCCAAGGAAGGCAAAGGCACCGCGGGCCCACTCGTGACGGCGCTGACCGTCGCGACCGTCGAAGCCGCAGAAGAACTCGCTGTCCATTCGCCCGGTGGCCGGCTGGCCACTCCGATGGTTGGTGTTCTGGACGAAGCGGCCAACGTCTGCCGCTGGCGGGAACTCCCCAACCTGTACAGCCACTACGGATCCCGAGGCATCGTCCTGATGACCATCCTCCAGTCCTGGTCCCAAGGCGTGGAAGTCTGGGGCCGCGACGGGATGCGCAAACTCTGGTCAGCCTCCAACATCAAGGTCTACGGCGGCGGCGTCGCCGAAGCCGAATTCCTGAACGAACTCGCCCAGCTCGTGGGGGAGTACCGCTACTCCAACACCACCCGCAGCCGCTCCAAACAGGGCACCTCCTACAGCCACGACGACGACCGCAAGGAACGCACCCTGGACGTCTCAGACCTCGCCGCGTTTCCTCGCGGCCGAGCCATCATGTTCGCCTCCGGCGCCCCCGCTGCGCTGCTGGAAACTGTGCCCTGGATGAGCGGCCCGCACGCCGAAGCGGTGCGGGCATCCATCGCCGCGCACGACCCCGCGAACAAGCCGACGCCAGCGGCCGGGAACCGGTGGATCGCTGCGGGTGCCTCTCATGAGTGA
- a CDS encoding SCO6880 family protein: protein MAAIENTYREPTYGNWRRPRKAGIGTLGGLATAGLFVGLIITVICLFVGGWLPGLVSLLILGVVLAVVSVTDKHNKSVGERVFARLAFRSARRRKANIYRSGPLGLTPWGEFQLPGISAGSKLYEFTDSYGRPFALIHLPSTAHYTVVFGTQPDGASLVDPEQIDAWVANWGGWLASLSNEPAVVAASVTVETAPDSGARLRREVESNIHDDAPAIAKAMLREALETYPQGSATIRAWVALTFSAAARAGGKRRTADEIARDLASRLPSLTERLESTGAGACAPLNAQELCELVRVAYDPAAARLIDEAHYQGRPVDLDWGDVGPSAHQADWDGYRHDSGHSVSWSMTGAPRGHILASALARLVAPHGEIARKRVTLLYRPIEAGRAAAIVESDQTNALTRASSTNRPTARALVDARAAQATAAEEAKGAGLVNFGMVVTATVLSSRDLDDAVAVVEGNLGPSARLLLRRAYGSQDSAFAASLPLGLVLPKHLKVPEEIREAM from the coding sequence GTGGCAGCTATCGAAAACACCTACAGGGAACCGACCTACGGCAACTGGCGGCGCCCGCGAAAGGCAGGCATCGGCACGCTGGGCGGCCTTGCCACCGCCGGATTGTTTGTTGGCCTGATCATCACGGTGATCTGTCTCTTCGTCGGCGGCTGGCTCCCAGGGCTCGTCTCGCTGCTCATCCTTGGTGTGGTCCTGGCCGTCGTCTCGGTGACCGACAAGCACAACAAGTCCGTAGGGGAGCGGGTCTTCGCCCGGCTGGCGTTCCGCTCGGCACGGCGCAGGAAGGCCAACATCTACCGCTCCGGCCCGCTGGGGCTCACGCCGTGGGGCGAGTTCCAGCTGCCGGGAATCTCTGCCGGGTCCAAGCTGTACGAGTTCACGGACTCCTATGGCCGCCCGTTCGCGCTGATTCACCTTCCCTCCACCGCTCACTACACCGTTGTCTTCGGCACCCAGCCCGACGGTGCGTCACTGGTCGATCCTGAGCAGATTGATGCCTGGGTGGCGAACTGGGGCGGCTGGCTGGCGTCGCTGTCGAACGAACCGGCCGTTGTGGCCGCATCGGTCACGGTCGAAACCGCACCCGATTCCGGGGCCCGGCTCCGCAGGGAAGTTGAATCCAACATCCACGACGACGCCCCCGCCATCGCGAAAGCCATGCTCCGGGAAGCGCTGGAGACCTACCCGCAGGGATCGGCCACAATCCGGGCGTGGGTCGCGCTGACGTTCAGCGCCGCTGCCCGGGCAGGCGGCAAGCGGCGCACCGCCGACGAGATCGCACGGGATCTCGCCTCGCGGCTTCCCAGCCTGACCGAGCGCCTGGAATCCACCGGTGCCGGGGCATGCGCACCGTTGAACGCCCAGGAACTGTGCGAGCTCGTACGGGTCGCATACGACCCTGCAGCGGCGAGGCTCATTGACGAAGCCCACTACCAAGGCAGACCCGTGGACCTGGACTGGGGCGACGTCGGACCCTCGGCCCATCAGGCTGACTGGGACGGCTACCGCCACGATTCCGGGCACTCGGTGTCCTGGTCGATGACCGGGGCACCCCGCGGCCACATCCTCGCATCAGCGCTGGCCCGCCTGGTCGCCCCGCACGGGGAGATTGCCCGCAAGCGCGTCACCTTGCTGTACCGGCCGATCGAAGCCGGCCGCGCGGCCGCCATCGTCGAATCCGACCAGACCAACGCCCTCACCCGGGCCTCCTCAACGAACCGGCCCACCGCCCGCGCCCTCGTCGACGCACGTGCGGCGCAGGCCACCGCAGCCGAGGAAGCCAAGGGCGCCGGGCTGGTCAACTTCGGCATGGTCGTCACCGCCACCGTGCTGTCCTCCCGTGACCTCGATGACGCCGTGGCCGTGGTCGAGGGCAACCTGGGCCCCTCGGCACGTCTGCTGTTGCGCCGCGCGTACGGCTCCCAGGATTCTGCCTTTGCCGCATCCCTGCCGCTGGGCCTGGTCCTGCCCAAGCACTTGAAGGTCCCCGAAGAGATCCGCGAGGCCATGTGA